ATAACCTGGttccgtctctacttgactgctaaaatctccaagcatgattttgatatcatacctgacaCAAACTTTGAgtgttcgttctattgccttgcagaaggtatccttctccgcctctgcagtcttctctgtaggaacGTGATCGTTAgcgaagcttatatttctaaatttgcctcgcaaacacagaatgcatagcctttcgcctaTGTTTTCAtggccaataacagcaggtttcattttttaactgAGAAAGAAATCTACTCCAAGCGCATGACTTGCTGGATAGCCActacaatatatggtgcagtgacTTTTCGCCAGGAAACCAATTCCAGAGCGGCATTCttccccgtctgcagtttttcattaagaaagaactctcgacaatcaccacgtggaggtagagataggattTGATAGTAAAGcttttggtattggttcagcaagtgtttcccaggttttatgctccatcgtaggtaccaatccccGTTTCGCTCtatgacctatactaccctttgaccgagaACAACCTAGCCCTTTTATGCCAAGCATTGTATAGATAGTCTATGCTCAGCATATATAATGGCTCAATTTTCTTAACCTTTTATTCCATAACAAAAACGTTTGCAAAGCCTTGTCTAGGGTTGATATCGCTGGGTAGTGATACCCACCCCTGCCGGTGTGAAATATTACTGGGCATCATTTTCAagaaccaaactttctccactaCTAAAGCGAATATCTATCAACACAATTGAAAAATACAGATTTGCATCACCTGCAACAATTTAATATAAATGCCAATAATTCACTATCAATTAACTAACAttccaattttctttttaatggATTTCACTACGTATCTAATTCTATCATTTTCCGGTATTCTCTTCAACAACAGCATTACCTGAAACTGATTCAACTGGTGCTGCTGAAGTTGCAGCGTTCCTCAAGTTCAGTTCATTCTCAATTGCTTTGATTTCAGTTAATGCGTTTTTCATCTCCAAAGCGGTGCAACGTCTGTACTGCCAATAGACACCATTCTCGCAACCAACGTAAGCCAATTCAGCTCTTGCCAGACTATCTGTGAGTCGATTTTGAAGGTCTTCTGGTAAGTTTTGGGCACTTAATTTAGCTGCTGCTGATTGCAGAACAATATTGTGGAAGTCTACTCCCGGTCCAAAACCGAACCCACCACCGAATCCGAAAAATCCAAGTCCTTGGGCCTAAAAGAGGATAGTGATTGATTGACATTTATTTCTGTGTACCGTTTTTCTATATAGTCGTCACTATTATTGAACATGAAAACAGCCAGTTTTCACGAGATCATAATACTTCTGCATTTCTGAAGTAGTAGAATGAAATGTAATATTCTTTTTAATTCTTCTGAGGTCTCAAATGTTAAAAAGACTGAAAATTCGATTCAATAAATCGCATGCTACCTCGAGTAGATATGGTGTCCAATAAAAAAATGCACTTTTCACATTCAATAGTTTACCAATATGTAGGTTTTTcaactcaaattcaaaattttccaaactaatttagaatttttcaaactattataatttcagaaatttcaaaattaacttTAGACTTTTCAAAgttatttcagaattttccacttcaaattcagagttttccattccatttccaattcaaatttttttcaattactcCTATCAAATTTCATACCAACTTCTTACTATTGGATAAGGATGAAATTGGGATTCTTCGAAAAAAtctgggctgcacattaattttctatcattatttgcTGTAATGAATGGTCTGAGAATCTGAGGAGAGGTAAGTAGCTGAAAATAATTGCAACACcacaatttaaacttcttaatACTTGGGAAGTCCTCCCGGTTGTCAGTATACATTAATGAGGTTCTACGGGGAACCGCGGATTTAATTGCAATCACAAGTACACGATTTAATATCTGGAGATCATGTAAAAAGTAGCAGATTAAGTGGATTACATTTGTTCCCAGACCGAAAACCGTGGTCCATTCAAACAAATAATAGAAAAGTGATGCGCTCCCCAGCTTTTTCAAAGAACCCAGCTCCATCATCCATCCTTGTCGTAAAAAGTTGGGAAATTGATTTAGAAAGAACTGAAGTTTTCTCTAATTAGTTTAGAAAATTCCATAtagatttggaaaattctgaatcagacgTGCAAAATCTATATATCTAACTTTTCCGATATTATTTCCATATATTCGACTACGATAATTACTTACATTGGCGGAGATAACCGCAACCACTAGTAGGCAAAATAAGCTGACTTTCACCATTTTTATCAAAGTTTCGATATACGAcggataaaaacaaaataaagattAAATGTACGCTAAATCTTCCGATGCACTAAACCACCAGGTCTCTGATCGGGTGAGGAAATTCGAGTTATGGTATGAGAAGTGCGTGAAACCTTTTATATGTTAGATCTTCATCGGATTTGTGTAAATCTTGATAACAACCATCTGATGCGTAATATATTTACTTAATCTTATTGCAGTTATTAAACTGCAACTTTTTCAGCCACCTTTTGCCTTATCTTTCTGCAGCGGATGTTTGTGCATAAATCTGCTGATCATTTTGATTATTACCTAGAACAAATTCGATGGGATGAATTACTTTTCCATTTTGCCCGCAGTAAACCCCGAAGTGAGATTTATAACgagtttttaaggctttgttttttaaaacaaaaccttattaaattcggtccaatgtctgtctgtctgcttgttcGTCGGTCTGTCTTTTCTTTAAGGCGGTGGAAGTCTTCATCCTTGTTAGCGCCATGCtcatggtggatgcttttttgcgaGTGTACCCTCAGTTTTCCATCAATCATCACTCCGAAATATTTGATGCCAGGCTAGGAAATAATGATATAATTGCAAATTCTAATacaagcgtaatttctcttacgGGGCTTAGTGATATCGTcggtgtaacccaccaccgtggcttgtATATTGTAGTTGTAGTTTGCCCTGTACGGAATCCAGCAGGACTCGCCCGACAATATTCTCCTTCGGTCTagcatcggtatcataccaaagCGAAATAGGTGGGTAGACTAATCGCCGCGAGAGACTTTCGCATAAGGTTCCAGTTAGCCGAATTAAATACATTCGCTCACGTCTAGGGTCACCACCTCGaaatatttactggtacaagcccttccgtgaattgaatTTTCGGCCTAGTCAGTAACCACACCGCTGATCTGAAATTCCTCCTCTCGAATATCGGGAGTAATCTTTTGGAAATTACCCGCGACATATTGGTCTAAAGGAATATGGTTCACTTAAAGGCTTACCAGCTTTCATCAGCAACGCCAGCGTTTGCGCTTCCATGATGCTGGATGCGCAGATTCGGTAtaccgtccagacccggggtttGACTGTTGC
The window above is part of the Hermetia illucens chromosome 3, iHerIll2.2.curated.20191125, whole genome shotgun sequence genome. Proteins encoded here:
- the LOC119651673 gene encoding uncharacterized protein LOC119651673; the encoded protein is MVKVSLFCLLVVAVISANAQGLGFFGFGGGFGFGPGVDFHNIVLQSAAAKLSAQNLPEDLQNRLTDSLARAELAYVGCENGVYWQYRRCTALEMKNALTEIKAIENELNLRNAATSAAPVESVSGNAVVEENTGK